DNA from Alnus glutinosa chromosome 2, dhAlnGlut1.1, whole genome shotgun sequence:
CGCCATACGGGCAATGGGCGCCCCACATGGACCTCCTGGATTGGCTGGCCCTCTTCTTCGGCTTCCAAAACGACAACGTCCGGAACCAGCGGGAGCACCTGGTGCTCCACCTGGCCAACGCCCAGATGCGCCTCTCGCCTCCCCCTGACAACATCGACGTCCTCGACGCCGCCGTTTTGCGCCGCTTCCGCAAGAAGCTTCTTCGCAACTACAACGCCTGGTGCTCCTACCTCGGCAAGAAGTCTAACATCAGGATCTCCAATCGCCGGGAAGCCTCCTCCGCCGCCGACCACCGTCGCGAGCTCCTCTACATATCGCTCTTCCTCCTCATCTGGGGCGAGGCCGCCAATCTCCGTTTCGTTCCCGAGTGCATCTGCTTTATCTTCCATAACATGGCCATGGAGCTCAACAAGATCCTCGAGGACTACATCGATGAGAACACCGAGCAGCGGTTCTTGCCCTCCTTGTCCGGTGAAAACGCGTTCTTGAACTGCGTGATTAAACCCATCTACGAGACGATCCGGCCCGAGGTTCAGAGCAGCAAGGACGGCACTGCACCGCATCGTGTGTGGCGCAATTACGATGACATAAACGAGTATTTTTGGAGTAAACGGTGCTTTCAGAAGCTCAAATGGCCGATCGATTTGCCGAGTAATTTCTTCGTGAGGAGTGGTAGTGGAAAGCGCGTGGGGAAAACTGGGTTTGTGGAGCAGAGGTCGTTTTGGAACTTGTTCAGGAGCTTCGACAGGCTATGGGTGATGCTGGCGTTGTTTTTGCAGGTCGCGATTATCATAGCCTGGGAGGAGAAGGAATATCCATGGCAGGCATTGAGGAGTAGGGACGTGCAAGCGAAGGTTTTGACAGTATTCTTCACGTGGAGCGGGTTGAGGTTCTTGAAGTCCTTGTTGGACGCTGGGATGCAGTATAGTTTGGTATCCAGGGAGACGCTGGGGCTCGGGGTGAGGATGGTGATGAAGAGCGTGGTTGCGGCCGTGTGGCTTTTGATTTTCGGGGTGTTCTATGGACGGATATGGTCTCAGAAAAACGGCGATGGAAGGTGGTCCGCCGAGGCGAATCGGAGGGTGGTGACTTTTCTAGAGGTCGCGTTCGTTTTCGTGTTGCCGGAGATTTTGGCCATTGCGCTGTTTATTATTCCGTGGATTAGGAATTTCATCGAGGAGAGGAATTGGAGGGTGTTCTATATGTTGTCGTGGTGGTTTCAGAGCAGGACTTTTGTGGGTCGTGGGTTGAGGGAGGGTCTTGTGGATAACATAAAGTACAGTTTGTTCTGGATTGTGGTGCTCgctaccaaattttgtttcagttattttttgcaGATCAAACCCATGATCCGCGCAACAAAGGCGCTGTGGCATCTGACGGACGTGCACTATGAATGGtatcagattttcaaaaaaagCAACAAATTTGCGGTTGGGCTACTTTGGCTTCCTGTTGCTCTGATTTACCTCATGGACATTCAGATTTGGTATTCAATCTATTCCTCTTTAGTTGGGGCAGGCGTGGGGTTATTTCAGCACTTGGGTGAGATTCGTAATATTGAACAATTGAGGCTGAGGTTCCAGTTCTTTGCAAGTGCTATTCAGTTCAATCTCATGCCGGAGGAGCAGCGGTCAAATACAAGGGGGATGACGAACAGGTTTAAGGATGCCATCCACCGGTTGAAGCTGCGATATGGGCTCGGTCTGCCCTATAGGAAGCTTGAATCAAACCAGGTTGAGGCAAATAAGTTTGCTTTGATATGGAATGAGATTATTTCAGTTTTCAGGGAAGAAGATATCATCTCTGACTGTGAGCTTGAGCTGTTGGAGCTGCCACAGAACTCTTGGAATGTCAAGGTCATCCGCTGGCCTACTTTCCTTCTCTGTAATGAGCTGCTGCTTGCACTCAGTCAGGCGAAGGAGTTGGTGGATGCTCCTGACAAGCGGCTCTGGAATAAGATATGCAAGAATGAGTACAGGCGCTGCGCTGTGATCGAAGCATATGATTGTCTCAAGCACTTGCTGCTTGAGACAATTATCAAACGCAACACCGAAGAGCATTCCATTATGACCGTCTTTTTTCAAGAGATCGACCACTCTATTGAGAGTGATAGGTTCACTAAAACGTTCAACATGACGGTACTACCGCAGCTCCACACCCAGTTGATCAGACTTGTTCAGCTATTGAAGGAACCTATGAAAGATCCCACCCCGGTTGTAATTGCTCTGCAAGCCATTTACGAGATTTCTAAACGGAAATTTTTCAAGGAGAAGAGGAGCGTTGAACAGCTGAGGGTGGATGGTCTGGCTCCTCGTAATCCAGCTTCCGCTCAGGGTCTGCCTTTTGAGAATGCTGTTAACTTACCTGATCCCGAGAACGAGGCCTTTTATCGGCAGGTTAGGCGGCTGCACACGATTCTTACCTCCCGGGACTCGATGCACAATATCCCGGAAAATCTTGAGGCAAGACGCCGGATTGCCTTCTTTAGTAATTCCCTTTTCATGAACATGCCACGCGCCCCCCAAGTTGAGAAAATGATGGCTTTCAGTGTTCTGACTCCTTACTACAATGAAGAAGTAGTGTATAGCAAAGAGCAACTTACAACTGAGAATGAAGATGGGGTTTCGACCCTGTATTATTTGCAGACAATTTATGCTGATGAATGGAAAAATTTTGTGGAGAGGATGCGCAGAGAAGGGATGGTGAAAGAGGATGAATTGTGGACAACTAAGCAGAGAGATCTCAGGCTTTGGGCCTCATACAGAGGCCAGACACTTTCCCGGACTGTAAGGGGAATGATGTATTACTATCGGGCTCTTAAGATGCTGGCATTTCTGGATTCCGCATCAGAGATGGACATCCGGGAAAGATCACGGGAACTCGGTTCGATGAGACGAGATAGCTACGATGGTTACAATTCGGAAAGGTCAGCTTCTATGAGGAGTTTGAGCGGAACAAGCAGTTCTGTGGACTTGTTATACAAAAAACACGAGTATGGGTCTGCTTTGTTGAAATACACATACGTGGTTGCCTGCCAGATATATGGGACTCAAAAGGCGAAAAAAGATCCCCATGCCGAGGAAATCTTGTATCTGATGAAAAACAATGAAGCCCTTCGAGTTGCCTATGTTGATGAGGTTCCCGCATGGGGGAACGAGAAGGAATACTTCTCTGTCCTCGTAAAGTACGATCATCAGTTGGAGAAGGAAGTGGAAATCTATAGGATAAAGTTGCCTGGTCCCTTAAAGCTTGGAGAGGGTAAACCGGAGAATCAAAATCATGCCATCATCTTCACCCGTGGTGATGCTGTTCAGACGATTGATATGAACCAAGACAACTATTTTGAAGAGGCTCTCAAAATGCGTAATCTGTTGGAAGAATTCAGGCTTTATTATGGTATCCGGAAGCCTACTATCTTGGGAGTTAGGGAGCACATTTTTACTGGTTCTGTTTCATCGCTTGCTTGGTTTATGTCCGCTCAGGAAACAAGTTTTGTGACCTTAGGACAGCGTGTTTTAGCAAACCCTTTGAAGGTTCGAATGCATTATGGCCATCCAGATGTTTTTGACAGGTTTTGGTTCATGACTCGTGGTGGCATCAGTAAAGCTTCTAGAGTGATTGACATCAGTGAGGACATTTTGGCTGGCTTTAATTGTACATTGCGTGGAGGCAATGTCACCCACCATGAATACATCCAAGTTGGCAAAGGAAGGGATGTTTGGTTGAATCAAGTATCCATGTTTGAGGCCAAGGTTGCTAGTGGAAATGGTGAGCAAGTTCTCAGCAGAGATGTATACAGGTTGGGTCATGGGCTGGACTTCTTCCGGATGCTGTCATTCTTTTACACTACTGTGGGATTCTTTTTCAACACAATGGTGGTGATTCTCACTGTATATGCATTTCTGTGGGGTCGACTCTATCTGGCTCTTAGTGGCGTTGAGGCTTCTGCCAACACAAAAAGCAATGCAGCACTCGGTACGATCTTGAATCAGCAGTTCATCATCCAGCTTGGTCTGTTCACTGCTCTTCGCATGATAGTGGTCCTAGTGGAGAACACTCTTGAGCGTGGGTTCCTTCATGCCATCTGGGATTTCTTGATAATGCAGCTCCATCTGTCATCTGTTTTCTATTCATTCTCTATGGGAACTCGTGCTCACTACTTTGGCCGGACTATTCTTCATGGCGGCGCAAAATACCGGGCCACTGGTCGTGGTTTTTTCGTGCAGCACAAGAGTTTCGGGGAGAATTATAGACTCTATGCTCGTAGCCACTTTGTGAAGGCGATTGAACTTGGGCTGATACTAATAGTTTATGCAACGCACAGTTCTATAGCTGCCAACACATTTGTTTACATAGGCATGACCATCACAAGTTGGTTCCTGGTTATGTCATGGATTATGGCTCCCTTCGTGTTCAATCCTTCTGGGTTTGATTGGTTGAAGACTGTTTATGATTTTGATGACTTCATGAACTGGATTTGGTTCCGTGGCAGTGTGTTTGCAAAATCTGAACAGAGCTGGGAAAGATGGTGGTACGAGGAGCAGGATCATCTAAGGACCACTGGCATTTGTGGAAAGGTACTGGAAATAATCTTGGACCTCCGATTCTTCTTTTTTCAGTATGGGTGTACCGGTATTGATGTTTACTTGTTGTCTTGGATCCCTGGGCTGTATGTGCTAATAGCATCTGTGGTAATAGCATATGCTTGGGATAAATACGCGGCAAGAGAACATATCTACTATCGTCTAATCGAGTTTGTCGTGATCATAGTTGCAATACTTGTGATAATTGCCCTGCTGGAATTCACCAGTTTTACGTTTGTTGATATTTTCACTAGTCTGTTGGCATTCATCCCCACCGGATGGGGCCTGCTATTGATTGCCCAAGTATTCCGGCCGGTGCTGCAGTCCACTATACTTTGGGAGCTTGTTATTTCTGTGGCTCGGCTGTATGATTTAATGTTTGGAGTCATTGTCATGGCTCCTGTGGCTCTACTGTCATGTTTGCCTGGGTTTCAGTCAATGCAGACGAGGATCCTTTTCAACGAAGCATTTAGCAGGGGCCTCCTCAATTTACAGATTGTTACGGGGAAAAAATATAAAGGTGGACATATGATTTGAGGTAATTTCATGGGAAACTTCTTTCTGCTTATTCAAAcggtttttgaaaaatgatccTTTTTCCCCCCTTTTAATAGATGTCGTCTAATGACTGCAAATACGGAagttgaattatatatattggttgtGAACCTCTCTGGTTGACTGTTTTGTTCTGAATCTATGTCGCTGAGTCAGTAAGAGTGGCTAAGTTGAATAAATGCTATAACAATGGGTCATCATCTTCATGGATGCCCAAAATTTAATGTTGGAAATCTGGAAAAACATATTGGGTATGGGGGTATCGAATACAATTCAGATTTGTTGAGGGACTGTTATTTTGTGTTCAAGCACTTCAgcttctttttcattaaaattgtATAAAGACGATAGTGCTTGGCTTATTGTGCATGTCTTCAAGGCTCGAGTCCACTATTCTTAGATGGTCAGGCATGAACTTTGTTGTCCTCCTAGTCTTCCACTTTATGACATCTGAaacaataatcataaaaaatcGATGCGACTTTGAGGCGTGTATAAACACTATTTTTAAGGTGATAATTGCCCTCACTTGAAAGAGTTTGTTGTCGGTTACAAGTAATTCACCTCCAGGCAATGGCGAAGCTAGTAATCTAACTTAGTAGGAgtggaattaaaataataaaatataatgataaatatttttttttttttgttctttttatgtactatatttttattataatacataaaagtatggtaattacaattcaaaatataaattataacataatatatgtatcatAAAAAATGTAGCTATtaaacttcataaatatatgctaaattgatatatcagttaacatgtaggcactaatacccaaaaaaaaaaaaaaaaaaaaaagtagaaaataaacaaaatacaagGTGTCTAAAATTGCATCTTATGTTCCCTTAGAGAAACATAATCATCAAGTATTAAATCTGAATTGAAGCTTTCAGAAATTTCCCTATCAATGTAGACAACTAAATTATCTGTAAGAAACTCATCGTCTATTTTGTTACGAAGTCTTGTTTTAACAATCTTCATAACTGAAAATGCTCGTTCGGTTGTCGCCTTAGACACTGAAAGAGTCAAAACAAGACAaatcaatctatcaataagataatatatctctgattttcttgtCTCTATCAGTCCTCGACATAATTCCGCAATGGAAGAcaagttttttagttttggatGATTAAgcacatcaagttcaaaatGCTTCAACTAATATCTCAAATGAATTTTCTCCTTCTCTGAAAAATCAAGAGAGTAGTACTTCTCTACAAGACTATAAATATCATCAATGTTAATGGATTTATAAGCATCATTTGGATTCAAAAAGGAACTAAGTGTCAAGAGTTCTATTGTTCCTTCACCAAATCTACTGTTGAGCTCTTGCAATTAAAAGTCTATAGTAGCATTAAATATGTTaaaatgataatgatgctcCACTGTGATGTGATCCCGTTGATGATGACCTCGACCTTTAACATAACGAGCACTCAAATCTAgaatgtcaatttcaaatttcttggagAAAGATACTACTTCCTCAAACAAATTATCCCAATCTTCATATCTCAATTTTTGGAGTGTTTTTGTACTAGAAACTAACTTCATAGCATTCAATATGTCCtgagatttttgctgcaaaTGTTGACAAAGATAATCGGTAGTACCCATGATTTCCTTcatcaaatataaaatgaatatgAATTTGAATAATGTAATCATTTTAAATGCAGCATTAGCATCCCCATGTTGAGAGTAAGTAGATCCTCCCTTGATAATATTTTCAAGCACTGAACAAGTAGGACCAAACACCCTTATTAGGCTATAAATAGAATGATAATGAGAACCCCATCGAGAATCACTGGCTCGTTTCAAAGTGTCAATTTGGTTAGCTCATTTTCCAGTTTCAAGTTCAACAATAGCGCTATCAAATGTGCGATTTCTGCTGCTTGAGCTGCTTGTAGTTCATCATGACGTTTACATGAATCACCAACCATattgataatgaaattcaaatttgaaaagaacTAATGAACATAAACTACCTCTCGAGATGCAGCAACCAATGCTAATTGTAATCGATGAGCAAAACAATGAACATAGTATGCACAAGGACAATCACTAAGAAATAATGCTTGCAATCATTTCCATTCACCACGCATATTGCTAGCACCATCATACCCTTGTCCACGAATACTTTGAATATCAAGACAATATTGAAAAAGAACAccagatattttattttttaaagtcaaCACAGATGTATATTTAACATGGACAATATCAAAGAAGCGTTCTTGTATAAATCcatctttgtcaacaaatatcaAAACAATAGCCATTTATTCTCTCTTAGACTCATCTCTTGCCTCATCAACAATAACGCAAAATTTTGATTTACCAATTTCGTCACGAATTGCATCTCATACCCTCTTTGCCAAGACATATAAAATCTCTTTTTGGACATGATGTAAAGTATATTTAGCATTTTGTGGAGCATTTTCTAAAACAACCTTAGCAACATCCTCATTATAAATGGAGATAAGTTTTATCGATATAAGAAAATTGCCACGATTTAATGAATCGGGACCTTCATCATGACCTCTAAGTGCACATCCTTGAGATATTAAATATCAAATAGAATCGATTGAAGTCTTCAATCACAATCGATTGTTCAATTTTTCTTCTGAAGTTTGCTTATCTATCACCTTATCAATATGTTGAGATTGGTTCTTCAAAGTGTCACAATACTTAACAGCATTATTATGAGGCAAACATGGCCCATTTTCCATATGGATCAAAAAAGCACAATTCGTACCATCATTAACCTTCTTCCAATTACAAAATCCTTCAATAGTAAATGCATTAGCTCCAAACCGTCCCGTTGGCTTTTTACAAAATAGATAACAGGGTAAACATTAAGTAGCATCTTTTGTAGGAGGGTATTCTAACCAAGGAAATATTTTATACCAAGATGATTGAAATTTTCGACGATTTTTTCGTTTTCCTGAAAACGAATATCTAAAACTATTAGAAGGAATGAATCTATATAGACTGTATTTAAGATAAGCATGTCTAATTTCATCATGTTGATTAACAGGATATTCCCACATTTGAGGACGTAACCCTGGATCATGTTGTAGAGTAGAAATGTCAACTAACTTAACTTCTTGAAATTCAATTCTTAGCATCTTAGAAGCAACTTGCTCAGGAGCTGAAGTTTGAAGATTATATATTGAGGAAGACATTTTAGAATTTGAATCAGcgtctttttttcttaaaaaatgcatCAATTGTTTTTAACTTGCTCATGTTGTAATCTAAGAGTTTTCGGAAAtctgaaaatttatttatctattagtgTTAAGACTTTTCACACTAAACAACTAATGGCCTAATGGCACATACTCTAAtgatattctaataaaattattagcatattcCGATAGCTATTAATCTAACAAATCAACAAACAATGtcttaataaaaagaacaaacaataacaaataacgtACTTGAGAGTGGCAAAAATTCTATTGAAACTTGTCACTTGGCCAGTTGGCCCAATcccaaagtataaagaaaacctaataataaaaaaatgacaatgttGTTCTAatcagaataataaataaaaaactataatcTACTTTttggtcgatcgatctaaatttcgatcgatcacttttagagtcgatcgatcgattctttgCAGAAAagtaaaatgcaagaaaaatgcagaaaaacaaatatgaacaaaattaaagaataaatatgcGAAGGActataagaaattaaatgtaagTTCGGTCTAGAGACAGCAGAAAAGCAGTGttgctcaaaacaaaaatagatcGATCTAATATTATATCGATTAttatttcaatcgatcgacttttctgcagaaacagaattcaacagaaaacagacagaaccgaattcaaacactaaaaacaataaaaacagtttttatacaGAACTAAAAACAGCTTATGGACAGAATCTACAATATGtgctaaattaaactaaatgcaatcctaaatatcccataaacaaccgttaaAATCTCTGGCaatggcgccaaaaattgatagTCAACttgactacgtggattttatatttatatgagtttaccactcgcaatagtacaaatcaattgtactatagtaagggttgtCGAACCATAGAGATTGGGGGGTTGTTTTGCATAACGGGATATTCAAATAGCGTATTCAATCTAACTTtggaaaaaaaacacaaagcaaagttgtagaattgaagctacaaagagtaaagtaaagaaaaacggaaaatgaaaacaaacttaagaGAGACTTAGGGTAATGactgatgtgttttaaaataagtactcgcaagtgcacgaatcgttttgcaatatagcgtattgcaagtgcgaggtcgatcccacagggaattgtgttgcgaaaattaatctctattcaaactaatcctactttaacctagttccaaatttaggggttttttgataaaagaaaacatgaacaaaaataatgaagataaaggggtctagggtttcggaatccacactcaccaaatcacaataacctaatctcatgctcatcacacatattttgaggttgtcacatataaatcttaggtatgctctacattgcttcaaaaatcatttgaaacattcaatgattccgttcatagcacaaatcacaaagagtaccaattgaaatcaaaacatccaatgtatcattcaatcacaatggatatcatcattcaaaccgataaaacaatgtattagtcgaacgacgcacaatgaatatccaatgttttgatagatcaaacaccaagcaatcaattttaatgagacttattccacatcatcacttgtatccggaaaccacaagagatatcaaaacatcatctcataaaaatcgaagtagaacaatgagaaatcaaacccataaactcaaatagcatgaacaagcaagaaactcggtttctcttcaatggtgaggtttcatcctcaaccccaaacgaaaatattagctacacatgataaaataactacaacttaaaacattaacttaaaagcataaaaatcaaagagttgcaaaaggaaagaaataagctacaagaagaagagaagcaagaagttatgtacaaagaggctcatgcctcctctctcctcttcctttgattttcagccttggtctccttttatagccaagtggttttgtgtggaatgggtgagtgggtgtatgagtggagagat
Protein-coding regions in this window:
- the LOC133859978 gene encoding callose synthase 12-like, whose protein sequence is MSSRQRSSLTHLQPAPAESEPYNIIPIHNLLADHPSLRFPEVRAVTSALRAVGDLRKPPYGQWAPHMDLLDWLALFFGFQNDNVRNQREHLVLHLANAQMRLSPPPDNIDVLDAAVLRRFRKKLLRNYNAWCSYLGKKSNIRISNRREASSAADHRRELLYISLFLLIWGEAANLRFVPECICFIFHNMAMELNKILEDYIDENTEQRFLPSLSGENAFLNCVIKPIYETIRPEVQSSKDGTAPHRVWRNYDDINEYFWSKRCFQKLKWPIDLPSNFFVRSGSGKRVGKTGFVEQRSFWNLFRSFDRLWVMLALFLQVAIIIAWEEKEYPWQALRSRDVQAKVLTVFFTWSGLRFLKSLLDAGMQYSLVSRETLGLGVRMVMKSVVAAVWLLIFGVFYGRIWSQKNGDGRWSAEANRRVVTFLEVAFVFVLPEILAIALFIIPWIRNFIEERNWRVFYMLSWWFQSRTFVGRGLREGLVDNIKYSLFWIVVLATKFCFSYFLQIKPMIRATKALWHLTDVHYEWYQIFKKSNKFAVGLLWLPVALIYLMDIQIWYSIYSSLVGAGVGLFQHLGEIRNIEQLRLRFQFFASAIQFNLMPEEQRSNTRGMTNRFKDAIHRLKLRYGLGLPYRKLESNQVEANKFALIWNEIISVFREEDIISDCELELLELPQNSWNVKVIRWPTFLLCNELLLALSQAKELVDAPDKRLWNKICKNEYRRCAVIEAYDCLKHLLLETIIKRNTEEHSIMTVFFQEIDHSIESDRFTKTFNMTVLPQLHTQLIRLVQLLKEPMKDPTPVVIALQAIYEISKRKFFKEKRSVEQLRVDGLAPRNPASAQGLPFENAVNLPDPENEAFYRQVRRLHTILTSRDSMHNIPENLEARRRIAFFSNSLFMNMPRAPQVEKMMAFSVLTPYYNEEVVYSKEQLTTENEDGVSTLYYLQTIYADEWKNFVERMRREGMVKEDELWTTKQRDLRLWASYRGQTLSRTVRGMMYYYRALKMLAFLDSASEMDIRERSRELGSMRRDSYDGYNSERSASMRSLSGTSSSVDLLYKKHEYGSALLKYTYVVACQIYGTQKAKKDPHAEEILYLMKNNEALRVAYVDEVPAWGNEKEYFSVLVKYDHQLEKEVEIYRIKLPGPLKLGEGKPENQNHAIIFTRGDAVQTIDMNQDNYFEEALKMRNLLEEFRLYYGIRKPTILGVREHIFTGSVSSLAWFMSAQETSFVTLGQRVLANPLKVRMHYGHPDVFDRFWFMTRGGISKASRVIDISEDILAGFNCTLRGGNVTHHEYIQVGKGRDVWLNQVSMFEAKVASGNGEQVLSRDVYRLGHGLDFFRMLSFFYTTVGFFFNTMVVILTVYAFLWGRLYLALSGVEASANTKSNAALGTILNQQFIIQLGLFTALRMIVVLVENTLERGFLHAIWDFLIMQLHLSSVFYSFSMGTRAHYFGRTILHGGAKYRATGRGFFVQHKSFGENYRLYARSHFVKAIELGLILIVYATHSSIAANTFVYIGMTITSWFLVMSWIMAPFVFNPSGFDWLKTVYDFDDFMNWIWFRGSVFAKSEQSWERWWYEEQDHLRTTGICGKVLEIILDLRFFFFQYGCTGIDVYLLSWIPGLYVLIASVVIAYAWDKYAAREHIYYRLIEFVVIIVAILVIIALLEFTSFTFVDIFTSLLAFIPTGWGLLLIAQVFRPVLQSTILWELVISVARLYDLMFGVIVMAPVALLSCLPGFQSMQTRILFNEAFSRGLLNLQIVTGKKYKGGHMI